A genomic window from Vagococcus entomophilus includes:
- a CDS encoding lysylphosphatidylglycerol synthase transmembrane domain-containing protein encodes MKNKKVHLLLNILGIIVIIYLIIHVFKGEIGKVFNQLFQTNPLILALVLILGILYLMCEGYMIKQLAASFSNQFTTKMGICCASSVAFFRVVTFGSGTTISEVLFYRSKGMDTSDGIGMTILHMIFYKTALLLTSICALFYTYSWLTHTFHHVLLFLILGMILTLLMIVLLLFITLKENWHRRLVTFLDRKIKRASWRQKLKKFNEQVISLRASVQKMIAEPAHVFFVFVLNIGKLFFWYSIPYIVLHQESNISYLFSISLVALTLILSGVIPTPAGIGSFEFVYMLLFRPVVGTVLAISSLLLYRFASYIFPFICGMIYEGMKKRKQLKREIKSIRRNQNV; translated from the coding sequence TTGAAAAATAAAAAAGTTCATTTATTGTTAAATATTTTAGGAATTATCGTCATTATCTATTTAATTATTCATGTATTTAAAGGAGAAATTGGAAAGGTCTTCAATCAATTGTTTCAAACCAATCCTCTTATACTAGCGCTTGTCTTAATATTAGGAATCTTGTACTTAATGTGTGAAGGCTATATGATTAAACAACTTGCTGCTTCATTTTCCAACCAGTTTACAACGAAAATGGGCATCTGCTGTGCAAGCTCGGTAGCTTTTTTTCGAGTGGTTACTTTTGGTAGCGGGACAACAATTTCTGAGGTATTATTTTATCGTAGTAAAGGAATGGACACCTCTGATGGGATCGGGATGACCATCTTACATATGATTTTTTATAAGACCGCGCTTTTATTGACCAGTATCTGTGCATTGTTCTATACATATTCTTGGCTGACTCATACTTTTCACCACGTTTTATTATTTTTGATCTTAGGTATGATTTTAACGCTATTGATGATTGTTCTTTTGCTTTTCATTACATTAAAAGAGAATTGGCATAGAAGGTTAGTCACGTTTTTAGATAGAAAAATAAAACGAGCTAGCTGGCGTCAAAAACTAAAAAAATTTAATGAGCAAGTGATTTCTTTGAGAGCAAGCGTTCAGAAGATGATTGCAGAGCCAGCCCACGTATTTTTTGTATTCGTTCTTAATATAGGAAAACTTTTTTTCTGGTATAGTATTCCTTATATTGTACTGCATCAAGAGTCAAATATTTCCTATTTATTTTCAATCTCATTGGTTGCGCTAACGTTAATTTTATCTGGGGTCATTCCAACGCCGGCTGGGATTGGTTCGTTTGAATTTGTCTATATGCTTTTGTTTAGACCAGTTGTTGGTACCGTCTTAGCTATTTCCTCTCTGTTATTATACCGCTTTGCTTCTTATATTTTCCCTTTTATATGTGGTATGATATATGAAGGAATGAAAAAAAGAAAGCAATTAAAGCGCGAGATAAAGTCTATTCGGCGCAATCAGAATGTGTAA
- a CDS encoding DUF1294 domain-containing protein, whose product MFSTSPVPFYLVIVNVYVFGLMWWDKRKAIRHEWRIPESNLLFMGIIGGGLGGIIARQLFHHKTRKRKFLICFVIGILVDFALIFIYGWQG is encoded by the coding sequence ATGTTTAGTACTTCCCCAGTTCCTTTTTATCTTGTGATAGTCAACGTATATGTTTTTGGGCTGATGTGGTGGGATAAACGAAAAGCAATCCGGCATGAATGGAGAATTCCGGAAAGTAATTTGTTGTTCATGGGAATAATTGGTGGTGGATTAGGTGGAATAATTGCAAGACAGCTCTTTCATCATAAGACCAGAAAAAGAAAATTTTTGATTTGTTTTGTCATAGGAATACTTGTAGATTTTGCTTTAATTTTCATCTATGGCTGGCAAGGTTAA
- the clpB gene encoding ATP-dependent chaperone ClpB — MNIEKMTTALQEAIAEAQQVALTRRHQEIDIPHLWKIFVQPGHFGRDFYQDAGLNMEQFEQEIDTAIDEIPTIEGGNVQYGQNLSQNLFHLLQEADQLKDNFQDEFLSTEIVLLALMKLKNYRLTKYLHAQGINEKELRNNIEEMRGGDRVTSKNQEEQYKALEKYGTDLVQAVKSGKQDPVIGRDEEIRDVIRILSRKTKNNPVLIGDPGVGKTAIVEGLAQRIVRKDVPENLKDKTIFSLDMGALIAGAKFRGEFEERLKAVLKEVNKSDGKIILFIDEIHTIVSAGKTEGSMDAGNLLKPMLARGELHCIGATTLDEYREYMEKDKALERRFQKVLVKEPTVEDTVSILRGLKDRFEIHHGVNIHDNALVAAATLSNRYITDRYLPDKAIDLVDEACATIRVEMNSMPTELDQVTRRLMQLEIEEAALKKEQDEASKKRLTGLQKELAELREEANSMKMRWETEKEEVGKVSSKREEIDQARHELEDAENNYDLERAAVLRHGTIPKLTQELKELEEKGKESNTRLVQESVTENEISEVVGRMTGIPVSKLVEGEREKILRLNETLHKRVIGQNEAVDAVSDAVIRSRAGLQDPNRPLGSFLFLGPTGVGKTELAKALAENLFDSEDHMVRIDMSEYMEKHSISRLVGAPPGYVGYEEGGQLTEAVRRNPYTIVLLDEIEKAHPDVFNILLQVLDDGRLTDSKGRIVDFKNTVLIMTSNIGSQFLLDGVDEKGQISSESEEQVMTLLKAHFKPEFLNRIDDTILFTPLSLEDVKEIIGKMTQQLTKRLEHQEIQLDITDDAKSWIAENAYDPVYGARPLKRFLTKEVETPLAKEIVAGKVLPHTKVLVSLVDQHLVFKNQQILEEQVG, encoded by the coding sequence ATGAATATAGAAAAAATGACAACAGCTTTGCAAGAAGCAATTGCGGAGGCTCAACAAGTTGCGCTTACGCGACGTCATCAAGAAATTGATATTCCTCATTTATGGAAAATATTTGTCCAACCCGGACATTTCGGTCGTGACTTTTATCAAGATGCTGGTTTGAATATGGAACAATTTGAACAAGAAATTGACACAGCAATAGATGAAATTCCAACTATTGAAGGTGGAAATGTCCAATATGGGCAAAATCTTAGTCAAAATTTGTTTCATTTACTCCAAGAAGCAGACCAATTAAAAGATAATTTTCAAGATGAGTTTTTATCAACAGAAATTGTCTTGCTGGCTTTAATGAAATTAAAAAATTATCGTTTAACAAAATATTTGCACGCACAAGGGATAAATGAAAAAGAATTACGAAATAATATAGAAGAAATGAGGGGAGGAGATCGCGTGACCTCTAAAAATCAAGAAGAACAATATAAGGCACTAGAAAAGTATGGAACCGATTTAGTTCAAGCAGTTAAAAGTGGGAAACAAGATCCTGTTATTGGTCGTGATGAAGAAATACGTGACGTTATTCGTATTTTATCAAGAAAAACGAAAAATAATCCTGTTCTAATAGGAGATCCAGGGGTAGGGAAAACGGCTATTGTTGAAGGTTTGGCGCAGAGAATTGTTCGAAAAGATGTCCCAGAAAATTTAAAAGACAAAACTATTTTTTCTTTGGATATGGGCGCATTGATTGCTGGTGCAAAATTCCGTGGTGAATTTGAAGAACGCCTAAAAGCTGTTCTTAAAGAAGTCAATAAAAGTGATGGGAAAATCATTCTGTTTATTGATGAAATCCATACCATTGTAAGCGCAGGTAAGACAGAGGGCAGCATGGATGCTGGAAACTTGTTAAAACCAATGTTAGCTAGAGGAGAGCTCCATTGTATTGGGGCAACGACACTAGATGAATACCGTGAGTACATGGAAAAAGACAAAGCTCTCGAACGTCGTTTCCAAAAGGTATTAGTAAAAGAGCCTACAGTAGAGGATACGGTTAGTATTTTACGAGGTTTGAAAGATCGTTTTGAGATTCATCATGGCGTGAATATCCATGACAATGCTCTAGTCGCTGCGGCTACTCTTTCAAATCGCTATATAACGGATCGCTATTTACCAGATAAGGCAATTGATTTGGTTGATGAAGCATGTGCGACGATACGAGTAGAAATGAACTCGATGCCAACGGAGCTAGACCAAGTTACCAGACGTTTGATGCAACTTGAAATTGAAGAAGCTGCACTCAAAAAAGAGCAAGATGAAGCCAGTAAAAAACGTTTAACAGGTCTACAAAAAGAATTAGCAGAGTTACGTGAAGAAGCAAATTCTATGAAAATGCGTTGGGAAACTGAAAAAGAAGAGGTAGGAAAAGTAAGTAGCAAGCGTGAAGAAATTGATCAAGCTCGGCATGAGTTAGAAGATGCAGAAAATAATTATGATCTTGAACGAGCAGCTGTTTTGCGCCACGGTACAATTCCTAAATTAACGCAAGAGTTAAAAGAATTAGAAGAAAAAGGAAAAGAGTCTAATACTAGATTAGTTCAGGAGTCTGTCACAGAAAACGAAATTTCTGAAGTGGTAGGTAGAATGACGGGCATCCCTGTGAGCAAGTTAGTAGAAGGAGAACGAGAAAAAATCCTACGTTTGAATGAAACGTTGCACAAACGTGTAATTGGGCAAAATGAAGCGGTTGATGCGGTTTCAGATGCGGTGATTCGATCACGTGCGGGCTTGCAAGACCCAAACCGTCCACTTGGTTCTTTCTTATTTTTAGGGCCAACAGGTGTTGGGAAAACAGAATTAGCTAAAGCTCTAGCAGAAAATTTATTCGACTCTGAGGATCATATGGTAAGAATTGATATGAGTGAATACATGGAAAAACACAGTATTTCACGTCTAGTAGGGGCTCCTCCAGGTTATGTTGGTTATGAAGAAGGAGGACAATTAACCGAGGCTGTTCGCCGGAACCCTTATACCATTGTTCTTTTGGATGAAATTGAAAAAGCACATCCAGATGTTTTCAATATTCTTTTGCAAGTCTTAGATGATGGACGTTTAACCGATAGCAAAGGTCGAATCGTTGATTTTAAAAATACTGTGTTGATCATGACAAGTAATATCGGTTCGCAATTCTTGCTTGATGGCGTAGATGAAAAAGGACAGATTTCAAGTGAAAGTGAGGAGCAAGTGATGACGCTCCTAAAAGCCCACTTTAAACCTGAGTTTTTAAATCGTATTGATGATACGATCTTGTTTACACCACTTAGTCTTGAAGATGTTAAGGAAATCATTGGCAAAATGACGCAACAGTTGACGAAGAGACTAGAACATCAAGAAATCCAGCTAGATATCACAGATGATGCCAAATCTTGGATTGCTGAAAATGCCTATGATCCAGTTTACGGGGCACGTCCGCTTAAACGTTTCTTAACCAAAGAAGTAGAAACGCCTCTGGCTAAAGAAATTGTTGCTGGAAAAGTTTTGCCACATACAAAAGTGTTGGTTTCGTTAGTAGATCAGCACTTGGTATTTAAAAATCAACAGATTTTAGAAGAACAAGTAGGATGA
- the pepT gene encoding peptidase T: MYENLVSRFLRYVKTETRSNPESKTTPSTQTQVDFAHILAEELKEIGMSEVAYNEANGFVTATLPSNTTKAVRSIGFIAHMDTADFNAVNVQPQLVKNYDGQSDIALDAEGKYKLTVKDFPNLAHYTGQTLITTDGSTLLGADDKSGIAEIMTAMESLIKNPTIKHGKIRVAFGPDEEIGVGADKFDVKEFDVDFAYTIDGGPVGELQYETFSAAQADITILGKNVHPGTAKDTMINALQLAIDFQNELPGEEVPEKTEGREGFFHLMSLSGNPEEAKMSYIIRDHNREKFEDRKELLKKVQSKLNASFDQERILIHMYDQYYNMKEIIEKDMSIVEIAKKAMENLSIKPIIEPVRGGTDGSKISYLGIPTPNIFAGGENMHGRFEFVAVESMEKATDLIIEIARLNEEIA, encoded by the coding sequence ATGTATGAAAATTTAGTATCACGCTTTTTGCGCTACGTAAAAACAGAAACAAGATCTAATCCGGAAAGTAAGACAACACCTTCAACTCAAACGCAAGTTGATTTTGCACATATTTTAGCGGAAGAGCTAAAAGAAATTGGCATGTCTGAGGTGGCTTATAATGAAGCAAATGGTTTTGTCACAGCAACGCTGCCAAGCAATACAACAAAAGCAGTTCGTAGTATTGGCTTTATCGCTCATATGGATACTGCTGATTTTAATGCAGTCAACGTACAACCTCAATTAGTAAAAAATTATGATGGACAATCAGATATTGCGTTAGATGCTGAGGGTAAATACAAATTAACCGTAAAAGACTTCCCTAATTTGGCTCATTATACAGGGCAAACTCTGATTACGACTGATGGTAGCACATTGTTAGGAGCAGATGATAAATCTGGAATTGCAGAAATTATGACTGCAATGGAATCATTAATTAAAAACCCAACAATTAAACATGGCAAGATTCGTGTAGCATTTGGTCCAGACGAAGAAATTGGGGTTGGAGCAGACAAATTTGACGTGAAAGAATTCGACGTTGACTTTGCTTATACGATAGATGGTGGTCCAGTGGGAGAGCTACAATACGAAACGTTTAGTGCAGCTCAAGCAGATATTACAATACTAGGAAAAAATGTACATCCAGGCACAGCTAAAGATACGATGATTAATGCGTTGCAATTGGCCATTGATTTTCAAAATGAGCTTCCTGGTGAAGAAGTACCTGAAAAAACAGAAGGTAGAGAAGGATTTTTCCATTTGATGAGCTTGTCAGGAAATCCAGAAGAAGCAAAAATGAGCTATATCATAAGAGATCATAACCGCGAAAAATTCGAAGACAGAAAAGAATTGCTAAAAAAGGTTCAAAGTAAATTAAATGCATCATTTGATCAAGAACGAATTTTAATTCATATGTATGATCAGTATTACAATATGAAAGAAATTATTGAAAAAGATATGAGTATTGTGGAGATTGCCAAAAAGGCCATGGAAAATCTTTCAATTAAGCCGATTATTGAACCGGTTCGAGGTGGAACAGATGGTTCTAAAATCTCTTATTTAGGTATTCCAACGCCTAATATTTTCGCTGGTGGAGAAAATATGCATGGTCGTTTTGAGTTTGTTGCAGTTGAAAGCATGGAAAAAGCAACGGATTTAATTATTGAAATTGCGCGATTAAACGAGGAAATTGCCTAA
- a CDS encoding GBS Bsp-like repeat-containing protein, with the protein MSGLNATKFLSVVLLSSSMLSANLTVYAQETSTAQLSSQIQSSTAVTDGTSEITSSTVSQDTKPSSSSAETKTSNAGDSKLSAVKSYDTVRYNGKTVQLERQSKGVPYHTPTNLNDYTQGTMGSTLKPNALVKAGVSGIPVTDKTRPRADVIDVSSYQGSLSVADFQHMKSNGVQAILVKLTEGTSYVNPFAKSQVENAKAAGLNVGAYHFSWFTDQSSAEAEADFFAGKAREYGLSENTVMINDVENPAVNNGYATQNSIYFALRLINGGFKTVVHYSSVSWFDSGILNASLLDKDSIWVAQYPNNPLASNLLNTDYGAWQWASDLTFPNISGKEFDVSIDYAGYLSNSGNVPNTQAKPVIVRYVNQSDNSSIQSETSLNGKLGENYVVSPPPIQGYSYRSSDSNLIGRFTETEQTVTLYYQKESQPKGTTAVSVSSDQNTVTATFTPSEGEENIASVSFPTWSQQDSSKKNWYSATKQANGTWTAQIPVSDFGKSGNYSIHTYATTNSGKLVGVASGSFTISTPNIHYQVENVDNINGSFDVIVKNTVANNLKSVSIPAWADSKQADLVWYNATKQPDGSFKATIKASEHGNRTGHYNFHIYTVTDSGISVNVSTAGTEVKMDKVNDGSVTLSSLEDTITLDASLTNLGFKPSNVQMAIWGDKDGQNDLKWVTLNSTGSGKYQATDSILSHKETGLYHAHLYYAYNGKLYGVKAMTFSVSDTSYTIKNTVLDKAKGTWKTTIILNKAPFGVDYVKIPTWSKSDQSDITWSNARKISENIYEYEDSISNHQGNRGRYSIHVYLYDKLGNLKGMTSPGIDL; encoded by the coding sequence ATGTCTGGATTAAATGCAACAAAATTTTTATCAGTGGTTTTACTAAGTAGTAGTATGCTTTCCGCAAATTTAACTGTATATGCACAGGAGACAAGCACAGCACAACTTTCGAGTCAGATTCAAAGTAGCACAGCTGTAACGGATGGAACTTCCGAAATAACCAGCAGTACGGTTTCTCAAGACACCAAACCAAGCAGTTCGTCTGCTGAAACTAAAACAAGTAATGCAGGAGATTCCAAGCTAAGCGCCGTTAAATCATATGATACGGTTCGTTATAATGGGAAAACGGTTCAACTAGAAAGGCAGTCAAAGGGAGTGCCTTATCATACGCCCACCAATCTGAATGATTACACACAAGGAACAATGGGGTCAACATTGAAACCAAATGCACTGGTTAAAGCTGGAGTGAGTGGGATTCCTGTAACAGATAAAACAAGACCAAGAGCAGACGTTATTGATGTTTCTTCTTATCAAGGAAGTCTTAGTGTCGCAGATTTTCAACATATGAAAAGTAACGGAGTTCAAGCAATTCTAGTGAAATTAACAGAAGGAACGTCATACGTCAATCCTTTTGCAAAATCACAGGTAGAAAATGCTAAAGCAGCTGGATTAAATGTGGGAGCTTACCACTTTAGTTGGTTTACTGATCAATCAAGCGCTGAGGCTGAAGCTGACTTTTTTGCAGGAAAAGCAAGAGAATACGGACTTAGTGAAAATACGGTAATGATCAATGATGTCGAAAATCCTGCAGTGAACAATGGCTATGCGACTCAAAATTCTATTTATTTCGCCTTGCGATTAATTAATGGTGGGTTTAAAACAGTCGTTCACTATAGTTCTGTGAGCTGGTTTGATTCAGGCATCTTAAATGCTAGTCTTTTAGACAAGGACTCTATTTGGGTGGCTCAATATCCCAATAATCCGCTAGCAAGCAATTTACTCAATACAGACTACGGTGCATGGCAATGGGCAAGTGATTTGACTTTTCCAAATATTAGTGGAAAAGAATTTGATGTTTCTATTGATTATGCAGGGTATTTGTCCAATTCTGGAAATGTACCAAATACGCAAGCTAAGCCTGTAATCGTTCGTTATGTCAACCAATCGGACAATAGCTCTATTCAGTCGGAGACCAGCTTAAATGGAAAATTAGGAGAAAACTACGTGGTTTCCCCACCGCCTATTCAAGGCTATTCATATCGTTCTTCTGATTCCAATCTAATTGGTAGGTTTACGGAAACGGAGCAGACAGTTACCCTTTATTACCAAAAAGAAAGTCAACCTAAAGGAACAACTGCCGTTAGTGTTTCTTCGGATCAAAACACAGTAACTGCAACTTTTACACCATCTGAGGGTGAAGAAAACATAGCAAGCGTCTCTTTCCCAACATGGAGTCAACAAGATTCGAGTAAGAAAAACTGGTATTCTGCTACTAAACAAGCAAATGGGACATGGACTGCTCAAATTCCCGTATCAGACTTTGGAAAATCTGGAAACTATTCGATTCATACCTATGCTACAACAAATAGTGGAAAATTAGTTGGAGTTGCTTCAGGTAGTTTTACTATTTCAACACCTAATATTCACTATCAGGTGGAAAATGTGGATAATATCAATGGTTCTTTTGATGTCATAGTAAAAAATACAGTTGCTAATAACTTAAAATCTGTTTCAATTCCTGCATGGGCAGATAGCAAGCAAGCAGACCTTGTTTGGTATAATGCTACAAAACAGCCAGATGGCTCATTCAAAGCAACAATCAAGGCTAGTGAACATGGAAATAGGACGGGTCACTATAATTTTCACATATATACAGTAACAGATTCTGGTATTTCAGTAAATGTATCAACAGCAGGTACAGAAGTTAAAATGGATAAAGTAAATGATGGAAGTGTAACGTTAAGTAGTTTGGAAGACACGATTACTTTAGATGCTTCTTTGACGAATTTAGGCTTTAAACCTTCAAATGTTCAAATGGCAATTTGGGGTGACAAAGATGGGCAAAATGATTTGAAATGGGTGACTTTAAATTCTACCGGGTCTGGTAAGTATCAAGCAACAGATTCAATCTTATCTCATAAAGAGACGGGTCTATATCATGCTCATCTGTATTACGCATATAATGGGAAATTATATGGCGTTAAAGCGATGACATTCTCTGTATCAGATACATCGTATACTATCAAAAACACAGTTTTAGACAAAGCTAAGGGAACTTGGAAAACTACAATTATTTTAAATAAAGCTCCCTTTGGAGTAGATTATGTTAAAATTCCCACTTGGAGTAAATCAGATCAATCTGATATAACTTGGAGCAATGCTAGAAAAATTTCTGAAAATATATATGAGTATGAAGATTCTATTAGCAATCATCAAGGAAATAGAGGTCGTTATTCTATTCATGTATATTTGTACGATAAGCTAGGAAACCTAAAAGGAATGACTAGTCCAGGAATTGATTTATAA
- a CDS encoding GNAT family N-acetyltransferase — translation MDKSDKRNQLTLKPVELKHLKQFNELLRYVFQVTDSDIEESGYEDEREIVQAKRPVLRSAEVFGWFDQEKLISQIAIYPCEVNIHGNLYKMGGITGVGTYPEYANLGLMNDLIKLSLEQMRKNKQWISYLFPYSIPYYRRKGWEIMSDKMTFKVKDTQLPKPLPVSGYVERLPIDHADVIEVYDQFAKKNHAAMIRNELNWEEYWRWENEEERTAAVYYNENKKPIGFCLYWIAQEVFHIKEIVYLNQEARKGLWNFISAHFSMIQYVKGETFKNEPIAFLFEDSEIKETIEPYFMARIVDVFQFLSHYPFASTGKPFHFCIKDPLAEWNNRIFGMIWDENDHLTITDEPLGHPVHLDIQTFTALMMSYRRPSYLYRIERIQTDLETLRTLERIIPDQEPYFSDYF, via the coding sequence ATGGACAAAAGTGACAAACGTAATCAGCTCACTTTGAAACCAGTAGAACTAAAACATTTAAAACAATTTAATGAACTTTTGCGTTATGTTTTCCAAGTAACTGATTCTGATATAGAGGAAAGTGGGTACGAAGACGAACGTGAGATTGTTCAAGCAAAAAGACCTGTTCTAAGATCTGCGGAAGTATTTGGTTGGTTCGACCAAGAAAAACTCATTTCACAAATTGCAATTTACCCTTGTGAAGTCAATATCCATGGAAATCTTTACAAGATGGGGGGCATAACCGGCGTGGGAACCTATCCGGAATATGCTAATCTTGGACTAATGAATGACCTCATCAAACTAAGCTTAGAGCAAATGCGCAAAAATAAACAATGGATTTCGTATCTTTTTCCTTATAGTATCCCTTACTATCGTAGAAAAGGTTGGGAAATTATGTCTGACAAAATGACCTTTAAAGTGAAAGACACACAACTGCCCAAACCACTTCCTGTCTCAGGCTATGTCGAGCGGTTACCGATTGATCATGCGGATGTGATTGAAGTCTATGATCAATTTGCAAAAAAAAATCATGCAGCCATGATTCGAAATGAGCTCAACTGGGAAGAGTATTGGCGTTGGGAAAATGAAGAGGAACGTACTGCAGCGGTCTATTACAACGAAAATAAAAAGCCAATTGGTTTTTGTCTATACTGGATTGCCCAAGAAGTATTTCATATTAAAGAAATTGTCTATCTCAATCAAGAAGCAAGAAAAGGATTATGGAATTTCATTTCTGCTCATTTTTCTATGATTCAATATGTTAAAGGTGAAACCTTTAAAAATGAACCAATTGCCTTTTTATTTGAAGATAGCGAAATCAAAGAAACCATTGAGCCTTATTTTATGGCACGTATCGTGGATGTTTTCCAATTTTTATCTCATTATCCTTTTGCAAGCACTGGCAAGCCTTTCCATTTTTGTATCAAAGATCCTTTGGCAGAGTGGAATAATCGTATTTTTGGAATGATTTGGGATGAGAACGATCATTTGACTATCACAGATGAACCTCTTGGACATCCTGTCCACTTGGATATTCAAACCTTTACTGCATTGATGATGAGTTATCGCAGACCTTCTTACTTATATAGGATTGAACGGATCCAAACAGACTTAGAGACCTTACGAACACTTGAGAGAATTATTCCCGATCAAGAACCATATTTTAGTGATTATTTTTAA